One Saccharomyces mikatae IFO 1815 strain IFO1815 genome assembly, chromosome: 16 genomic region harbors:
- the MDM36 gene encoding Mdm36p (similar to Saccharomyces cerevisiae MDM36 (YPR083W); ancestral locus Anc_3.387) translates to MDENGTLRPDHELEGLNSGNLWSRMDKDPIVSKFHRAGLNDSADEEDNSVKTNHNTAWITSMINDEKRKVEGKFMLDDGEDLQLSKTTLNKCDALVKILTDVIKLEFVIHQSWYIRSLYKSVLIQFEVETAKGNENSAGNSNSDNDNCNNTQDDSFYKDLSLKCIKKCEKSSLALESLSRDIDKMRDFIMSNTIEDNRVDRLLQNSMTLLLECWIYSMKRLRHLRMKIAGIFVRSKLLLIDHELVTIWHFLQEQSNGHEIANNENELKLRETIKSYRAFIKIFIQQLEDSEAGSPSSSLFEECLHVFLDIESMYNSLNLSWLLNENKALQERLVTSSSTSENDHSKSLPVIDETKEIEDISSFVNSIVDASMLTHDLTPINSSDSDDLSNGDIDRSDERRLSSSTSDMSLMMQRTSLQKQLPNLLTAFNNARRLEQELQNACKVNDNRHNTKFFDSNVRQNENAMSSSVSSIISQNSTMASPSPPLSSSFISTTPSQSSTRMSTLSLSSSSSLLETQSQTLKNNMSQWLNQPRSNLSGTKLMPTNHIGFHSNVLNNLYGIGRGTASRSYKPHHTSTQNT, encoded by the coding sequence ATGGATGAAAACGGCACACTAAGGCCTGACCATGAACTGGAAGGACTCAATTCGGGAAATTTGTGGTCGAGAATGGATAAGGATCCCATCGTTAGCAAATTTCATAGGGCTGGTCTCAATGATTCTGCAGACGAGGAAGATAATAGTGTCAAAACTAACCACAACACTGCTTGGATTACTTCGATGATTAATGACGAAAAACGTAAAGTGGAGGGAAAGTTTATGCTGGATGATGGAGAAGATTTACAATTATCCAAAACTACCTTGAATAAATGTGATGCTTTAGTGAAGATATTAACGGATGTAATCAAATTAGAATTTGTCATTCATCAATCATGGTACATTAGGTCCCTTTATAAAAGTGTCTTGATTCAATTCGAAGTAGAAACAGCCAAAGGCAACGAAAATAGCGCAGGAAATAGCAATAGCGATAATGATAACTGCAACAATACCCAAGACGATAGTTTTTACAAAGATTTAAGTTTAAAATGCATCAAAAAATGTGAGAAGTCTTCGCTTGCTCTTGAATCATTATCAAGGGACATCGACAAGATGAGAGATTTCATAATGTCCAACACGATAGAAGACAATAGGGTTGACAGGCTTTTGCAAAATTCAATGACCTTATTGCTTGAGTGTTGGATATACTCAATGAAAAGGTTGCGCCATTTACGAATGAAGATTGCAGGTATCTTTGTTAGGTCTAAGCTTTTGCTTATCGATCACGAATTAGTGACAATATGGCATTTTTTACAGGAGCAAAGTAACGGGCATGAAATAGCGAATAATGAGAACGAACTGAAACTAAgagaaacaataaaatcatacaGAGCGTTCATCAAGATATTTATTCAACAACTGGAAGACTCCGAGGCAGGTTCgccatcttcttctttatttgaGGAATGTTTGCACGTTTTTCTGGATATTGAATCGATGTACAACTCATTAAACTTGAGTTGGTTATTGAATGAGAACAAGGCATTGCAAGAAAGGTTGGTAACATCATCTTCAACTTCGGAAAACGATCATTCTAAGAGCCTTCCTGTTATAGAcgaaacaaaagaaatagaagatATCAGCTCATTTGTCAACAGCATCGTAGATGCATCCATGTTAACACATGATCTGACACCAATTAACTCGTCGGACAGTGATGACTTATCTAATGGAGATATCGATCGTTCAGATGAGAGAAGattatcttcttctacttcAGATATGTCATTGATGATGCAAAGGACATCACTGCAGAAACAGCTTCCCAATCTGCTAACCGCTTTTAACAATGCAAGGAGACTAGAACAAGAATTACAGAATGCATGCAAGGTAAATGATAATAGACACAAtaccaaattttttgattcaaACGTACGACAGAATGAAAACGCCATGTCTTCAAGTGTATCATCTATCATCTCCCAAAACTCCACAATGGCATCTCCATCTCCTCCGTTGTCTTCATCCTTTATATCTACGACACCTTCACAATCAAGCACCCGTATGTCCACACTGTCACTGTCTTCTTCGTCCTCATTATTGGAAACACAATCACAAACACTGAAGAACAACATGTCCCAATGGCTAAATCAGCCGCGGTCCAACCTCAGCGGTACAAAACTTATGCCGACAAACCATATTGGGTTTCACAGTAATGTTCTGAATAATTTATATGGTATCGGTAGAGGTACAGCATCGAGGTCTTATAAACCTCACCACACCTCTACTCAAAACACTTGA
- the SMKI16G2430 gene encoding uncharacterized protein (similar to Saccharomyces cerevisiae YPR084W; ancestral locus Anc_3.390), with protein sequence MSEKASEERPIRLAVLGGSSTGKTSLVSRLTVDIVHEVHYPTRNQTNWLFDFVPSSVLARAILDEQAHERLYLRSPSSQTLEPIFPSPEISKNVLLSPLVFQASTDNFQSVRLQNKSHARRSLSLDKCDSSLYQTLHNDVHYKDVSKNKTNRFNDVNHFKLPLNYIPPTYAPIKIDIIDTPGFSPDNVVPFLEVSLFRNLGKSILHGLADEPRQPVSTTSLLVASGASELNGKIDGYILVYSAVPELNHIGGPPEYEDEVSEIYTETVSDGGFELLKVIRNCILDAWTEFRNYEKRWEEGKEDDIYSLVYSLRHLWSKNGKEKSAKLEQLRSYNTKLKSIELDPSSPDSPPPCIIVCSHVNHELASPMLIEMGRQLATTWKYGFVGIDSMDDLNVDVVISLLIKEISEKMKLLVSNSNGGGSSNPTSIYNSHLINDKKRNNHTGLNTSMFKKIIK encoded by the coding sequence ATGTCAGAGAAAGCGTCTGAAGAAAGACCTATACGGCTGGCCGTTCTGGGGGGGTCATCTACAGGGAAGACCTCGCTAGTATCCAGACTGACTGTTGATATTGTCCATGAAGTTCACTATCCGACAAGAAATCAAACTAATTGGCTTTTTGACTTTGTTCCCTCATCGGTCTTGGCAAGAGCTATATTAGACGAACAAGCGCATGAAAGGCTGTACCTTCGTTCCCCAAGTAGTCAAACCTTAGAGCCTATTTTTCCATCTCCTGAAATTTCTAAAAACGTATTACTGTCACCATTGGTATTCCAGGCTTCCACAGATAATTTCCAATCAGTAAGGTTACAAAACAAAAGTCATGCCAGAAGATCCCTATCGTTAGACAAATGTGACTCTTCATTGTATCAAACTCTCCATAATGATGTTCACTATAAAGATGTTTCTAAGAACAAAACGAATCGGTTTAATGATGTTAATCACTTCAAGCTCCCTTTAAACTACATTCCACCGACTTATGCACCCATCAAAATTGATATCATAGATACACCCGGTTTTAGTCCTGATAATGTAGTGCCCTTTTTAGaagtttctctttttcgAAATCTAGGCAAATCTATTCTGCATGGGTTAGCAGACGAGCCAAGACAACCCGTATCAACAACTTCATTATTAGTTGCCTCTGGCGCTTCTGAATTAAATGGTAAAATTGACGGCTATATCTTGGTTTATAGTGCGGTTCCTGAATTAAATCATATTGGAGGCCCTCCGgaatatgaagatgaagtGTCGGAAATATATACAGAGACAGTTAGTGATGGTGGATTTGAATTACTTAAGGTTATTAGAAATTGCATTTTAGATGCCTGGACTGAATTTCgaaattatgaaaaaagatgGGAAGAAGGTAAGGAGGATGATATATATTCATTGGTTTACAGTTTGAGACATCTATGGAGCAAGAAtggcaaagaaaagagtgCTAAATTAGAGCAATTAAGATCTTACAATACCAAATTAAAATCCATTGAATTAGATCCTTCATCCCCCGATTCACCACCTCCATGCATTATCGTCTGTTCTCACGTTAATCACGAATTAGCCAGCCCAATGTTAATTGAAATGGGAAGACAATTAGCAACAACATGGAAGTATGGATTTGTTGGCATAGACAGCATGGATGATTTGAATGTTGACGTGGTCATCAGTCTACTAATCAAGGAAATATCGGAAAAGATGAAGCTATTAGTTTCTAATTCCAATGGAGGTGGTAGTAGCAATCCAACTTCGATTTACAATTCTCATTTGATAAATGACAAGAAGAGAAACAACCACACCGGTTTAAATACCAGtatgttcaagaaaattatcaaataa